In a genomic window of Enterobacter asburiae:
- the kdsD gene encoding arabinose-5-phosphate isomerase KdsD codes for MSQIELQPGFDFQKAGKEVLEIEREGLAQLDQYINQDFSLACEKMFYCAGKVVVMGMGKSGHIGRKMAATFASTGTSSFFVHPGEAAHGDLGMVTPQDVVIALSNSGESNEILALIPVLKRLQVPLICMTSRPESSMARAADIHLCVKVPKEACPLGLAPTSSTTAALVMGDALAVALLEARGFTPEDFALSHPGGALGRKLLLRVNDIMHTGDEIPHVSKEASLRDALLEITRKNLGMTVVCDDLMKIQGIFTDGDLRRVFDMGVDVRTLGIADVMTPGGIRVRPGTLAVDVLNLMQSRHITSVMVADGDQLLGVVHMHDLLRAGVV; via the coding sequence ATGTCGCAAATAGAATTGCAGCCGGGTTTTGACTTTCAGAAAGCAGGCAAAGAGGTTCTGGAGATTGAACGTGAAGGTCTGGCGCAGTTAGATCAGTACATTAATCAGGATTTTAGTCTGGCATGTGAGAAGATGTTCTACTGTGCCGGCAAAGTCGTGGTGATGGGGATGGGTAAGTCCGGCCACATTGGACGCAAAATGGCAGCAACATTTGCCAGCACCGGAACCTCGTCTTTCTTTGTACACCCTGGGGAAGCCGCGCACGGCGATCTGGGGATGGTCACGCCGCAGGATGTCGTTATTGCGCTGTCCAACTCCGGGGAGTCCAATGAAATTCTGGCGCTGATCCCCGTACTGAAGCGACTGCAGGTGCCCCTGATTTGCATGACCAGCCGTCCGGAAAGTAGCATGGCGCGTGCGGCCGATATTCACCTGTGCGTTAAAGTACCGAAAGAGGCCTGTCCGCTGGGTCTGGCGCCGACGTCCAGCACAACTGCCGCGCTGGTCATGGGCGATGCCCTTGCCGTCGCGCTGCTCGAAGCCCGCGGTTTTACGCCGGAAGATTTCGCGCTTTCCCACCCGGGCGGCGCGCTGGGGCGCAAGCTGCTGCTGCGGGTAAACGATATTATGCACACCGGGGATGAGATCCCTCACGTCAGTAAAGAAGCCTCCCTGCGTGATGCGCTGTTGGAAATCACCCGCAAGAATCTGGGTATGACGGTCGTGTGCGACGATCTGATGAAAATTCAGGGGATCTTCACCGATGGCGACCTGCGTCGCGTGTTCGACATGGGTGTAGATGTCCGCACGCTTGGCATTGCCGACGTGATGACGCCCGGTGGCATCCGCGTGCGTCCGGGAACGCTGGCCGTGGATGTGCTGAACCTGATGCAGTCCCGCCATATCACCTCCGTTATGGTTGCCGATGGCGACCAGTTGCTGGGTGTGGTACATATGCATGATCTGCTGCGCGCTGGCGTAGTGTAA
- the kdsC gene encoding 3-deoxy-manno-octulosonate-8-phosphatase KdsC, protein MSNAGASLATCYGPVSTQMMAKAENIRLLILDVDGVLSDGLIYMGNNGEELKAFNVRDGYGIRCALTSGIEVAIITGRKAKLVEDRCETLGITHLYQGQSDKMAAFNDLLGKLAIAPENVAYVGDDLIDWPVMAKVGLSIAVADAHPLLIPRADYVTCINGGRGAVREVCDLLLLAQGKLDEAKGQSI, encoded by the coding sequence ATGAGTAATGCGGGTGCATCCCTTGCAACCTGTTATGGTCCGGTCAGTACCCAGATGATGGCAAAGGCGGAAAACATTCGTCTGCTCATTCTGGATGTGGATGGCGTACTTTCCGATGGCCTGATTTACATGGGCAATAATGGTGAAGAGCTGAAAGCGTTTAACGTTCGCGACGGCTACGGTATCCGCTGTGCGCTCACTTCGGGTATCGAGGTTGCTATCATCACCGGACGAAAAGCTAAACTGGTAGAAGACCGCTGTGAAACCTTAGGGATTACCCATCTTTACCAGGGTCAATCCGATAAGATGGCAGCGTTCAACGATTTACTGGGTAAACTGGCTATCGCACCGGAGAACGTGGCCTACGTCGGGGACGATCTGATTGACTGGCCGGTGATGGCTAAAGTCGGTCTCAGCATCGCGGTTGCTGATGCTCACCCGTTACTGATCCCGCGCGCTGACTACGTTACCTGCATCAACGGTGGCCGGGGTGCCGTCCGTGAAGTCTGCGATCTGCTTCTGCTGGCGCAGGGCAAGCTTGATGAAGCCAAAGGGCAATCGATATGA
- the lptC gene encoding LPS export ABC transporter periplasmic protein LptC: MSKTRRWVIILLSLVALVLIGVNLADRDDTQTEVVNNNDPTYKSDHSDTVVYSPEGALNYRLIAQHVEYFSDDGVSWFTQPVMTTFDKDKVPTWSIKSDRAKLTNDRMLYLYGHVEVNALTADSQLRKITTDNAQINLVTQDVTSQDLVTLYGTTFNSSGLRMRGNLRSKNAELIEKVRTSYEIQNKQTQP, encoded by the coding sequence ATGAGTAAAACCAGACGTTGGGTTATCATTCTGCTTTCGCTTGTCGCACTGGTATTGATTGGCGTGAACCTTGCCGATCGCGACGACACGCAAACGGAAGTGGTCAACAATAACGATCCAACCTATAAAAGCGATCACAGCGACACCGTGGTCTATAGCCCGGAAGGTGCGCTGAACTATCGCCTGATTGCCCAGCATGTTGAATACTTTTCCGATGACGGCGTTTCGTGGTTTACCCAACCTGTCATGACCACATTCGATAAAGACAAAGTGCCGACGTGGTCAATTAAGTCAGATCGGGCCAAACTGACAAATGATCGTATGCTTTATCTGTATGGCCACGTTGAAGTCAACGCCCTGACCGCTGACTCGCAACTGCGAAAAATTACGACGGATAATGCCCAGATCAACCTGGTAACCCAGGACGTGACGTCGCAGGATCTGGTCACACTGTATGGCACAACATTTAATTCCAGCGGTTTAAGAATGCGCGGGAACTTACGCAGCAAGAACGCCGAGCTGATTGAAAAGGTTAGAACCTCCTATGAAATTCAAAACAAACAAACTCAGCCTTAA
- the lptA gene encoding lipopolysaccharide ABC transporter substrate-binding protein LptA: MKFKTNKLSLKVIIASAMLAASLPALAVTGDTDQPIHIESDTQSLDMQGNVVTFTGNVVMTQGTIKINADKVVVTRPGGEQGKEIIDGYGNPATFYQMQDNGKPVKGHASHMHYELAKDLVILTGNAYLEQLDSNITGDQITYLVKEQKMQASSEKGKRVTTVLVPSQLQDKGKGQAPAQKKSN; the protein is encoded by the coding sequence ATGAAATTCAAAACAAACAAACTCAGCCTTAAAGTAATTATCGCCAGCGCGATGCTGGCGGCCAGTCTCCCCGCGCTTGCTGTAACGGGCGATACCGACCAGCCGATCCATATCGAGTCCGACACCCAGTCTCTCGATATGCAGGGTAACGTCGTTACCTTCACGGGTAACGTCGTCATGACGCAGGGAACCATCAAAATTAATGCCGATAAGGTGGTCGTTACCCGTCCGGGCGGCGAGCAGGGCAAAGAGATTATTGATGGCTACGGCAACCCGGCCACCTTCTACCAGATGCAGGACAACGGCAAGCCGGTGAAGGGCCACGCCTCGCATATGCACTATGAGCTGGCGAAGGATCTGGTCATCCTGACCGGAAACGCCTATCTGGAACAGCTGGACAGCAATATTACCGGTGACCAGATTACCTATCTGGTGAAAGAGCAAAAAATGCAGGCCTCCAGCGAGAAAGGCAAACGCGTGACCACCGTGCTGGTTCCGTCGCAGCTGCAGGACAAAGGCAAGGGCCAGGCCCCGGCACAGAAGAAGAGTAACTAA
- the lptB gene encoding LPS export ABC transporter ATP-binding protein yields the protein MATLTAKNLAKAYKGRRVVEDVSLTVNSGEIVGLLGPNGAGKTTTFYMVVGIVPRDAGNIIIDDEDISLLPLHARARRGIGYLPQEASIFRRLSVFDNLMAVLQIRDDLTNEQRQDRANELMEEFHIEHLRDSLGQALSGGERRRVEIARALAANPKFILLDEPFAGVDPISVIDIKRIIEHLRDSGLGVLITDHNVRETLAVCERAYIVSQGNLIAHGTPQQILEDDHVKRVYLGEDFRL from the coding sequence ATGGCAACATTAACTGCAAAAAATCTCGCGAAGGCTTACAAAGGCCGCCGTGTCGTAGAAGATGTCAGTCTGACCGTCAACTCCGGCGAAATTGTGGGCCTGCTTGGCCCGAACGGTGCGGGTAAAACCACCACCTTCTACATGGTGGTTGGTATTGTGCCGCGCGATGCCGGCAACATTATTATTGACGATGAAGACATCAGCCTGCTGCCGCTGCACGCGCGCGCGCGCCGTGGCATCGGCTATCTGCCGCAGGAAGCCTCTATTTTCCGTCGTCTGAGCGTCTTTGATAACCTGATGGCGGTCTTGCAAATTCGCGACGACCTGACCAACGAACAGCGTCAGGATCGCGCCAACGAGCTGATGGAAGAGTTTCACATCGAGCACCTGCGCGACAGCCTGGGCCAGGCATTGTCCGGGGGGGAACGCCGTCGTGTTGAGATTGCGCGCGCGCTGGCCGCCAATCCGAAGTTTATCCTTCTGGATGAACCGTTTGCGGGCGTTGACCCAATCTCCGTTATCGACATTAAACGCATTATCGAGCATCTGCGTGACAGCGGGCTTGGCGTGCTGATCACCGACCACAACGTTCGTGAAACGCTGGCGGTATGTGAACGCGCGTATATCGTGAGCCAGGGCAATCTGATCGCCCACGGTACGCCGCAGCAGATCCTCGAAGACGATCATGTTAAGCGTGTCTATCTTGGGGAAGACTTCAGACTCTGA
- the rpoN gene encoding RNA polymerase factor sigma-54: MKQGLQLRLSQQLAMTPQLQQAIRLLQLSTLELQQELQQALDSNPLLEQADLHDEVDTQQSQDTEALDTADALEQKEMPDELPLDASWDEIYTAGTPSGTRADYQDDELPVYQGETTQSLQDYLMWQVELTPFSDTDRAIATSIVDAVDDTGYLTVTLDDILESMGDEEIEIEEIEAVLKRIQRFDPVGVAAKDLRDCLLIQLSQFSKETPWLDEARLIISDHLDLLANHDFRTLMRVTRLKEEVLKEAVNLIQSLDPRPGQSIQTSEPEYVIPDVLVRKHNDRWVVELNSDSIPRLQINQQYASMCTSARNDSDNQYIRSNLQEARWLIKSLESRNDTLLRVSRCIVEQQQAFFEQGEEYMKPMVLADIAQAVEMHESTISRVTTQKYLHSPRGIFELKYFFSSHVNTEGGGEASSTAIRALVKKLIAAENPAKPLSDSKLTTMLSDQGIMVARRTVAKYRESLSIPPSNQRKQLV, from the coding sequence ATGAAGCAAGGTTTGCAATTAAGGCTCAGCCAACAGCTGGCGATGACGCCGCAGCTACAGCAGGCAATTCGCCTGTTGCAGCTGTCCACGTTAGAACTTCAGCAGGAGCTCCAGCAGGCGCTGGACAGCAATCCCCTGCTGGAGCAAGCCGATCTTCATGACGAGGTAGATACCCAGCAGTCACAGGATACAGAAGCGCTCGACACCGCGGATGCACTCGAACAAAAAGAGATGCCGGACGAGCTTCCGCTGGATGCCAGCTGGGATGAAATCTATACCGCCGGCACCCCTTCCGGCACGCGTGCAGACTACCAGGACGACGAGCTACCGGTCTACCAGGGCGAAACCACCCAGTCGCTGCAGGATTACCTCATGTGGCAGGTAGAGCTTACCCCCTTCTCCGATACCGACCGCGCCATTGCCACGTCGATTGTCGACGCCGTTGATGACACCGGTTATTTGACCGTCACGCTGGACGACATTCTGGAAAGCATGGGCGATGAAGAGATTGAGATTGAGGAGATTGAAGCGGTACTGAAACGCATTCAGCGCTTCGATCCGGTCGGGGTGGCCGCGAAGGACCTGCGCGACTGCCTGCTGATCCAGCTTTCTCAGTTCAGCAAAGAGACGCCGTGGCTCGACGAAGCGCGCTTAATCATCAGCGATCATCTGGATCTTCTGGCTAACCACGATTTCCGCACCCTGATGCGCGTGACGCGCCTGAAGGAAGAGGTGCTGAAAGAGGCGGTAAATCTGATCCAGTCTCTCGATCCGCGTCCCGGTCAGTCGATCCAGACCAGCGAACCCGAGTACGTTATCCCGGACGTGCTGGTCAGAAAACACAATGACCGCTGGGTCGTTGAACTGAACTCTGACAGCATCCCTCGCCTGCAAATCAACCAGCAGTACGCCTCTATGTGTACCAGCGCGCGCAACGACTCCGACAATCAATATATTCGCAGCAATCTTCAGGAAGCGCGATGGTTGATCAAGAGCCTGGAGAGCCGGAATGATACCCTGCTGCGCGTGAGCCGCTGCATCGTCGAACAGCAGCAGGCATTCTTTGAGCAGGGCGAAGAGTATATGAAACCGATGGTACTGGCGGATATCGCCCAGGCCGTCGAGATGCATGAATCCACCATTTCCCGCGTCACCACGCAGAAGTATCTGCACAGTCCGCGCGGTATTTTTGAGCTTAAGTATTTCTTCTCCAGCCATGTGAACACCGAGGGCGGCGGCGAAGCGTCATCAACGGCGATTCGCGCACTGGTGAAGAAGTTGATCGCCGCGGAGAACCCCGCGAAGCCACTAAGTGACAGTAAGTTGACCACCATGCTGTCCGATCAGGGTATTATGGTGGCACGTCGTACTGTTGCGAAGTATCGAGAGTCTTTATCCATTCCGCCGTCTAACCAGCGTAAACAGCTGGTCTGA
- the hpf gene encoding ribosome hibernation promoting factor, whose translation MQLNITGHNVEITEALRDFVNAKFAKLEQYFERINQVYVVLKVEKVTHISDATLHVNGGELHASAEGQDMYAAIDGLIDKLARQLNKHKDKLKQH comes from the coding sequence ATGCAGCTCAATATCACAGGACACAACGTCGAGATTACTGAGGCCTTACGTGACTTCGTGAACGCTAAGTTCGCGAAACTTGAACAGTATTTCGAAAGGATCAACCAGGTCTACGTTGTGTTAAAAGTGGAGAAAGTGACTCATATCTCGGATGCGACCCTGCATGTAAACGGGGGTGAGCTCCATGCCAGTGCGGAAGGGCAGGACATGTACGCGGCTATCGACGGCTTGATTGACAAGCTTGCGCGACAGCTCAATAAACATAAAGATAAACTGAAACAACACTAA
- the ptsN gene encoding PTS IIA-like nitrogen regulatory protein PtsN, whose amino-acid sequence MINNDSALQLSNVLNQECTRSAVHCQSKKRALEIISELAAKQLGLPPQVVFEAILTREKMGSTGIGNGIAIPHGKLEEDTLRAVGVFVQLETPIAFDAIDNQPVDLLFALLVPADQTKTHLHTLSLVAKRLADKTICRRLRSAQSDEELYQIITEAEGNQDDA is encoded by the coding sequence ATGATAAACAACGATTCCGCTCTTCAACTGAGCAATGTCCTTAACCAGGAATGTACCCGCAGTGCCGTTCACTGCCAGAGCAAAAAACGTGCGCTGGAGATCATCAGTGAATTGGCTGCAAAACAGCTGGGCCTGCCGCCGCAGGTGGTGTTCGAAGCGATTCTGACCCGTGAAAAGATGGGCAGTACCGGTATCGGCAACGGCATCGCGATCCCGCACGGCAAGCTGGAAGAGGATACCCTGCGTGCCGTCGGTGTGTTTGTGCAGCTGGAAACGCCAATCGCTTTTGACGCCATTGATAACCAGCCCGTCGATCTCCTCTTCGCGCTGCTGGTGCCTGCCGACCAGACCAAGACCCATCTGCATACACTTTCGCTGGTTGCTAAACGTCTGGCGGATAAAACCATCTGCCGTCGACTGCGCTCGGCCCAAAGTGATGAAGAGCTTTATCAAATTATCACTGAAGCAGAAGGCAATCAGGATGACGCATAA
- the rapZ gene encoding RNase adapter RapZ: MVLMIVSGRSGSGKSVALRALEDMGFYCVDNLPVVLLPDLARTLAERQTSAAVSIDVRNMPESPEIFEQAMSNLPDAFSPQLLFLDADRNTLIRRYSDTRRLHPLSSKNLSLESAIDEESDLLEPLRSRADLIVDTSEMSVHELAEMLRTRLLGKRERELTMVFESFGFKHGIPIDADYVFDVRFLPNPHWDPKLRPMTGLDKPVAAFLDRHTEVHNFIYQTRSYLELWLPMLETNNRSYLTVAIGCTGGKHRSVYIAEQLADYFRSRGKNVQSRHRTLEKRKT; the protein is encoded by the coding sequence ATGGTGCTGATGATTGTCAGCGGTCGTTCAGGGTCGGGAAAATCCGTTGCCCTGCGTGCGCTGGAAGACATGGGTTTTTACTGCGTCGATAACCTGCCGGTCGTGTTATTGCCCGATCTGGCACGCACGCTAGCGGAGAGACAAACCTCCGCCGCCGTCAGTATCGACGTGCGTAACATGCCCGAATCCCCGGAGATCTTTGAACAGGCAATGAGTAACCTGCCTGACGCGTTCTCGCCTCAGCTGCTGTTCCTTGATGCTGACCGCAATACCCTGATCCGCCGCTACAGTGATACCCGTCGTTTGCACCCGCTATCCAGCAAGAATCTCTCGCTGGAGAGCGCAATCGATGAAGAGAGCGATCTGCTGGAGCCGCTGCGCTCCCGAGCCGATCTGATAGTCGACACCTCAGAGATGTCCGTTCACGAGCTGGCGGAAATGCTGCGTACCCGCCTGCTGGGCAAACGCGAGCGTGAACTGACGATGGTGTTCGAATCCTTCGGCTTTAAGCACGGTATTCCGATTGATGCGGACTATGTTTTCGACGTGCGCTTCCTGCCGAACCCGCACTGGGATCCCAAACTGCGTCCAATGACCGGCCTGGATAAACCCGTCGCGGCGTTCCTCGACCGGCACACAGAAGTTCACAATTTTATCTACCAGACGCGAAGCTACCTTGAGCTATGGTTACCTATGCTGGAGACAAACAATCGCAGCTACCTGACGGTGGCGATTGGCTGTACCGGCGGTAAACATCGTTCGGTCTACATCGCCGAACAGCTGGCCGACTATTTCCGCTCGCGCGGTAAGAACGTTCAGTCCCGTCATCGCACGCTGGAAAAACGTAAAACATGA
- the npr gene encoding PTS phosphocarrier protein NPr, with product MTVKQTVEITNKLGMHARPAMKLFELMQGFDAEVLLRNDEGTEAEANSVIALLMLDSAKGRQIEVEATGPQEEEALAAVIALFNAGFDED from the coding sequence ATGACCGTAAAACAAACCGTTGAGATCACCAATAAGCTGGGCATGCATGCGCGCCCGGCGATGAAGCTGTTTGAGCTGATGCAGGGTTTCGATGCAGAAGTGCTGCTGCGTAATGACGAAGGCACCGAAGCGGAAGCCAACAGCGTGATTGCGCTGCTGATGCTGGACTCCGCCAAAGGGCGTCAGATTGAGGTAGAAGCCACCGGGCCTCAGGAAGAGGAAGCCCTGGCGGCGGTAATTGCGCTGTTTAACGCCGGGTTCGACGAAGACTAA
- the mtgA gene encoding monofunctional biosynthetic peptidoglycan transglycosylase, translated as MRRQFSAVAWGKRLLLRTFLMLAVFWGGGLAVFSILPVPFSAVMVERQLSAWFSGDFGYVAHSDWVSTEDISPFMGLAVIAAEDQKFPEHWGFDVAAIEKALAHNERHENRVRGASTLSQQTAKNLFLWDGRSWVRKGLEAGLTLGMETVWSKKRILTVYLNIAEFGEGVFGVEAASQRYFNKPASRLSMSEAALLAAVLPNPIRFKASAPSGYVRSRQAWIMRQMNQLGGEGFMQRNNLM; from the coding sequence CTGGGGAGGCGGGCTGGCCGTGTTCAGCATTTTGCCGGTACCGTTTTCAGCGGTCATGGTTGAGCGTCAGCTTAGCGCGTGGTTCTCCGGTGATTTCGGCTATGTTGCCCATTCTGACTGGGTGAGCACGGAGGACATCTCTCCGTTCATGGGGCTGGCGGTTATCGCGGCGGAAGATCAGAAATTCCCGGAGCACTGGGGGTTCGATGTGGCCGCGATTGAAAAGGCGCTGGCCCACAATGAACGTCATGAAAACCGCGTGCGCGGTGCATCAACGCTGTCGCAGCAGACGGCAAAAAACCTGTTCCTGTGGGATGGCCGAAGCTGGGTGCGAAAAGGGTTGGAAGCGGGGCTCACCCTGGGAATGGAAACGGTCTGGAGCAAAAAGCGTATTCTGACCGTTTATCTAAATATCGCCGAGTTTGGCGAGGGGGTATTTGGTGTCGAAGCTGCATCACAACGCTATTTTAATAAACCAGCCAGCAGGCTGAGCATGTCGGAGGCGGCGCTGCTCGCGGCTGTTCTGCCTAATCCTATCCGCTTTAAGGCCAGCGCCCCGTCAGGGTACGTGCGAAGCCGTCAGGCGTGGATCATGCGCCAGATGAATCAGCTGGGCGGAGAGGGGTTTATGCAGCGTAATAATCTTATGTAG